One region of Manis pentadactyla isolate mManPen7 chromosome 9, mManPen7.hap1, whole genome shotgun sequence genomic DNA includes:
- the LOC130684813 gene encoding olfactory receptor 5AN1-like: MIRRGNITEINHFILLGFSDFPRMKAVLFVVFLVIYVTTLTWNLSLIILIRMDSHLHTPMYFFLSNLSFLDISYVTSTAPKMLSDFLQEQHTISLVGCAVQYFFFSAMGLTETCLMTAMAYDRYAAICNPLLYSSIMSPTLCVAMVLGSYMAGIFGSVSQLCAILQLHFCGPNVIHHFFCDLPQLLVLSCTDTFFPQLLLAILAVIFGIINSLVVMISYGYIVISIMKITTAKGRSKAFNTCASHLTAVSLFYTSSMFVYLSSSSGGSSNFDRFASVFYTVMIPMLNPLIYSLRNKEIKDALKRLQKKGRYC; the protein is encoded by the coding sequence ATGATTAGGAGAGGAAATATTACAGAGATCAACCACTTCATCCTCTTGGGCTTCTCCGATTTTCCCAGAATGAAAGCAGTGCTCTTTGTTGTGTTCCTGGTGATCTACGTTACAACTCTGACTTGGAACCTGAGCCTCATCATCTTAATAAGGATGGATTCCCAcctccacacacccatgtacttcttcctcagcaaCCTGTCCTTCCTAGACATCAGCTATGTGACCTCCACAGCCCCCAAGATGCTCTCTGACTTTTTGCAGGAACAGCATACTATTAGTCTAGTGGGTTGTGCTGTTCAGTACTTCTTCTTTTCAGCCATGGGACTGACTGAGACTTGTCTCATGACagccatggcctatgaccgctatgctgCCATTTGTAATCCACTTCTCTATTCATCAATCATGTCACCCACCCTCTGTGTTGCGATGGTGCTGGGATCCTACATGGCTGGAATCTTTGGTTCTGTATCCCAACTGTGTGCCATTCTTCAACTCCACTTCTGTGGGCCTAATGTCATCCACCACTTCTTCTGTGACCTGCCCCAACTGTTAGTCCTGTCCTGCACTGACACTTTCTTTCCCCAACTTTTACTTGCTATATTAGCAGTGATCTTTGGGATAATAAATAGTCTTGTTGTCATGATATCTTATGGCTATATCGTCATCTCCATCATGAAGATCACTACAGCTAAAGGCAGGTCCAAGGCTTTCAATACCTGTGCTTCTCACCTGACAGCAGTTTCCCTCTTCTATACCTCAAGTATGTTTGTCTATTTGAGTTCCAGCTCTGGTGGTTCTTCCAACTTTGACAGATTCGCATCAGTCTTCTACACAGTGATGATTCCCATGTTGAATCCCTTGATTTACAGTCTGAGGAACAAGGAAATCAAAGATGCCTTGAAAAGGTTGCAAAAGAAAGGAAGGTATTGCTGA
- the LOC118909725 gene encoding olfactory receptor 5AN1-like: protein MIRTGNITEITYFILLGFSDFPRMKAVLFVGFLVIYVTTLTWNLSLIILIRMDSHFHIPMYFFLSNLSFLDICYVTSTAPKMLSDFFQEQHTITVVGCAVQYFFYATMGLSESCVMTAMAYDRYAAICNPLLYSSIMSPTLCVGMVLGSYMAGISGSVSQQCAILQLHFCGPNVIHHFFCDMLQLLVLSCTDTFSAKLLLVIVTMIFAIINVLVILISYGYIVISIMKITTTKGRSKAFNTCASHLIAVSFFYISSSFVYLSSSSGGSSNFDRFASVFSSIQ, encoded by the coding sequence ATGATTAGGACAGGAAATATTACAGAGATCACCTACTTCATTCTCTTGGGATTTTCAGATTTTCCCAGAATGAAAGCAGTGCTCTTTGTTGGGTTCCTGGTGATCTACGTTACAACTCTGACTTGGAACTTGAGCCTCATCATCTTAATAAGGATGGATTCCCACTTCCACatccccatgtacttcttcctcagtaaCCTGTCCTTCCTAGACATCTGCTATGTGACCTCCACAGCCCCCAAGATGCTCTCCGACTTCTTCCAAGAACAACATACTATCACCGTAGTGGGTTGTGCTGTTCAGTACTTCTTCTATGCAACCATGGGACTGAGTGAGTCTTGTGTCATGACAGCCATGGCTTATGACCGCTATGCTGCCATTTGTAATCCACTTCTCTATTCATCAATCATGTCACCCACCCTGTGTGTTGGGATGGTGCTGGGATCCTACATGGCTGGAATCTCTGGTTCTGTATCCCAACAGTGTGCCATTCTTCAACTCCACTTCTGTGGACCTAATGTCATCcaccacttcttctgtgacatGCTCCAGCTGTTAGTCCTGTCCTGCACTGACACTTTCTCTGCCAAACTCCTACTTGTTATAGTAACAATGATCTTTGCAATAATAAATGTCCTTGTTATCCTGATATCCTATGGCTATATTGTCATCTCCATCATGAAGATCACTACAACTAAAGGCAGGTCCAAGGCTTTCAACACCTGTGCTTCTCACCTGATAGCAGTTTCCTTCTTCTATATCTCAAGTAGCTTTGTCTATTTGAGTTCCAGCTCTGGCGGGTCTTCCAACTTTGACAGATTTGCATCAGTCTTCTCTTCTATACAGTGA